From the Malus domestica chromosome 17, GDT2T_hap1 genome, one window contains:
- the LOC114826391 gene encoding uncharacterized protein, with amino-acid sequence MLSSHPISTRDHRVLSPGDWKDHKFLRSWPNTIFYCTMNRMDCVGSIEGWLIMVDSALRRPEGFMKPWSFYLKNCQNPSFKIEFFFFNPISGDRVMLPSSQSTLPCRCINGPDFSVSKIIASSEPKTISQEPCFVVCLCKQGHLTYCRPGDQSWSSIDEEIPFVNGIVILGGKLYATTSLESKFLMVFEMIEDTKGNGGPLSYRVVKLITLDPNTRPSIPLPFVKTDYNGSRVEHYKGREFVHLAKDSASMELFMIFHKADYAYKPKQEMSLLTDPCWHKIMLGKTFRYTEPPKTKGFRVFKLECDIDGGPQWMEVVELGDRVLFVSNHHSAVMSYPQGQKVERNSIYFVFDYACYESIKCDFGVFSFTNKSIRYFSSSKGRSSHMLHTAPLWFVPNL; translated from the coding sequence ATGTTAAGCTCTCATCCCATATCCACTAGAGATCATCGCGTTTTAAGTCCAGGTGATTGGAAAGATCATAAATTTCTACGATCATGGCCAAATACAATTTTTTATTGTACAATGAATAGGATGGATTGTGTTGGCTCAATAGAGGGATGGTTGATCATGGTCGACAGTGCGTTGAGGCGTCCAGAGGGTTTTATGAAACCTTGGTCATTCTACCTAAAAAATTGTCAGAACCCTAGTTTTAAAAtagaattcttcttcttcaatccaATATCTGGTGATCGAGTGATGCTCCCCTCGTCGCAGTCCACCCTTCCATGCCGCTGCATCAATGGTCCTGACTTCTCCGTTTCTAAAATTATTGCCTCTTCTGAACCAAAAACAATCAGTCAGGAGCCATGTTTTGTGGTTTGTCTTTGTAAACAGGGTCATCTGACTTATTGTAGGCCAGGGGATCAATCATGGAGCTCGATTGATGAGGAAATACCCTTTGTTAATGGTATAGTCATACTGGGCGGTAAGTTATATGCTACAACGTCCTTAGAGTCCAAGTTTTTAATGGTATTTGAGATGATCGAAGACACCAAAGGCAATGGCGGTCCTCTTAGCTATAGGGTCGTTAAGTTGATAACCCTTGATCCCAACACACGTCCTtccattccacttcctttcgtAAAAACTGATTACAATGGATCAAGAGTAGAGCATTACAAAGGCCGTGAGTTCGTTCACCTAGCAAAAGATTCTGCATCTATGGAGTTGTTTATGATTTTTCATAAGGCAGACTATGCATACAAGCCTAAACAAGAAATGAGTTTACTAACCGATCCTTGCTGGCATAAGATCATGCTTGGAAAGACCTTTCGTTACACTGAGCCACCTAAGACTAAAGGATTTCGAGTGTTCAAACTGGAGTGTGATATTGATGGTGGTCCACAATGGATGGAGGTTGTTGAACTTGGTGATCGGGTATTATTTGTGAGCAACCACCATTCCGCCGTTATGTCGTACCCCCAAGGTCAGAAGGTTGAAAGAAACagtatttattttgtctttgattACGCGTGTTACGAATCAATCAAATGTGACTTTGGAGTTTTTTCCTTCACAAATAAGAGTATTAGGTATTTTAGTAGCTCCAAGGGTCGTTCTTCGCACATGTTGCATACTGCACCTTTATGGTTTGTACCCAATCTTTGA
- the LOC103439276 gene encoding uncharacterized protein, which translates to MRRLLMVYLDEKTREIRDKSIIVDLVEGIIFYTVFFGSLALIRAYPERMLPPMLTYYRLSRMFVLLILDFIGRKFRMIIFIICRRRRRMIISKVEDSSPWSNKLAGDVMQLILRRLGLSDYVRCAAVCRSWQAIIKSNIQSRRPLAQDQVPWLMLNSHPMSTRDHRVLSPGDWKDHKFLRSWPNTIFYCTMNRMDCVGSIEGWLIMVDSALRRPEGFMKPWSFYLKNCQNPNFKIEFFFFNPISGDRVMLPSSQSTLPCRCINGPDFSVSKIIASSEPKTISQEPCFVVCLCKQGHLTYCRPRDQSWSSIDEEIPFVNGIVILGGKLYATTSLESKFLMVFEMIEDTKGNGGPLSYRVVKLITLDPNTRPSIPLPFVKTDYNGSRLEHYKGREFVHLAKDSASMELFMIFHKADYAYKPKQEMSSLTDPCWHKIMLGKTFRYTEPPKTKGFRVFKLECDIDGGPQWMEVVELGDRVLFMSNHHSAVMSYPHGQKVERNSIYFAFDYACYESIKCDFGVFSFTNKSIRHFSSSKSRSSHMLHTAPLWFVPNL; encoded by the exons ATGAGGCGCCTCCTGATGGTCTACCTCGACGAAAAAACAAG AGAAATCCGTGACAAGAGTATAATTGTGGATTTGGTCGAAGGCATAATCTTTTACACTGTGTTTTTTGGATCGTTGGCACTTATTCGTGCATATCCTGAAAGAATGCTTCCACCTATGTTAACATACTACCGCCTATCAAGAATGTTTGTGTTGCTCATTCTCGATTTCATTGGCCGGAAGTTCAGAATGATCATCTTCATAAtatgtagaagaagaagaagaatgatcaTCTCGAAAGTAGAGGACAGCAGCCCCTGGTCCAATAAACTCGCGGGAGATGTTATGCAACTGATTCTACGACGACTGGGCTTATCAGACTACGTTCGATGTGCTGCAGTATGCCGTTCATGGCAAGCAATTATTAAAAGCAATATTCAGTCACGCCGTCCCCTTGCTCAGGATCAAGTTCCATGGCTTATGTTAAACTCTCATCCCATGTCCACTAGAGATCATCGCGTTTTAAGTCCAGGTGATTGGAAAGATCATAAATTTCTACGATCATGGCCAAATACAATTTTTTATTGTACAATGAATAGGATGGATTGTGTTGGCTCAATAGAGGGATGGTTGATCATGGTCGACAGTGCGTTGAGGCGTCCAGAGGGTTTTATGAAACCTTGGTCATTCTACCTAAAAAATTGTCAGAACCCTAATTTTAAAAtagaattcttcttcttcaatccaATATCTGGTGATCGAGTGATGCTCCCCTCGTCGCAGTCCACCCTTCCATGCCGCTGCATCAATGGTCCTGACTTCTCCGTTTCTAAAATTATTGCCTCTTCTGAACCAAAAACAATCAGTCAGGAGCCATGTTTTGTGGTTTGTCTTTGCAAACAGGGTCATCTGACTTATTGTAGGCCAAGGGATCAATCATGGAGCTCGATTGATGAGGAAATACCCTTTGTTAATGGTATAGTCATACTGGGCGGTAAGTTATATGCTACAACGTCCTTAGAGTCCAAGTTTTTAATGGTATTTGAGATGATCGAAGACACCAAAGGCAATGGCGGTCCTCTTAGCTATAGGGTCGTTAAGTTGATAACCCTTGATCCCAACACACGTCCTtccattccacttcctttcgtTAAAACTGATTACAATGGATCAAGACTAGAGCATTACAAAGGCCGTGAGTTCGTTCACCTAGCAAAAGATTCTGCATCTATGGAGTTGTTTATGATTTTTCATAAGGCAGACTATGCATACAAGCCTAAACAAGAAATGAGTTCACTAACCGATCCTTGCTGGCATAAGATCATGCTTGGAAAGACCTTTCGTTACACTGAGCCACCTAAGACTAAAGGATTTCGAGTGTTCAAACTGGAGTGTGATATTGATGGTGGTCCACAATGGATGGAGGTTGTTGAACTTGGTGATCGGGTATTATTTATGAGCAACCACCATTCTGCCGTTATGTCGTACCCCCATGGTCAGAAGGTTGAAAGAAACAGTATTTATTTTGCCTTTGATTACGCATGTTACGAATCAATCAAATGTGACTTTGGAGTATTTTCCTTCACAAATAAGAGTATTAGGCATTTTAGTAGCTCCAAGAGTCGTTCTTCGCACATGTTGCATACTGCACCTTTATGGTTTGTACCCAATCTTTGA